One Rickettsia canadensis str. McKiel genomic window, CACCTTTTTACGGTTGGATTAAAGACTTATCTGCACCTGACCCTACTACTATTTTTAATTTATTCGGATTCTTACCATTTTCGCCGCCGTCATTTTTAATGATTGGAGCATGGCCTATTTTAATGGCTATTACTATGTTCTTACAGCAAAGAATGAGTCCTGAACCTGCCGATCCCGTGCAGGCACAAGTAATGAAATTTATGCCGTTAATTTTTTTAGTAATGTTTAGTAGTTTTCCTGTAGGGCTTTTAATATATTGGTCTTGGAATAATATTCTATCTATAATCCAACAATATTATATTAATAAATTTAATTAATGAGAATAGATAAAAATTTACCTAATTATCTAACTGTTGCTCGAGTAATGGTAATTCCAATAATTATACTAGCGTTTTATATCAATAATTCACTTGCACGTACATTTGGGGCATTATTATTTGTTTTAGCTAGTATTACAGATTTTTTTGACGGTTATATTGCAAGGAAATATAATTTAGTTACAAGTTTTGGTAAAATGTTTGATCCTATAGCAGATAAGCTACTCGTAGGTTGCGTTATTATAATGCTACTAAAAAAAGATAATGTAGATGAGATACCTTGCTTATTAATTTTAGCACGAGAATTTTTAGTTAGTGGTCTTCGGGAGTTTTTAGCTCTAGTAAAGGTTAGTGTGCCTGTATCAAGACTAGCTAAGGTAAAAACGTTTTTACAAATGTTTGCTTTATCGATATTGATACTAGGTTCAAAAGGTTCAGGAATTATTTATTTAGATATAGTAGGAGAAATAATTTTATGGATTGCTGCTTTTTTAACCATCATCACAGGTTATTCTTATTTTAAAGCATGTAAGAAATATTTTTAAAAACGCTAATAGCAAATTACTATAGGTAATTTGCTATTGATTGCAAGGTGGACAAATCAAGCTTGGGACAGCCCTATGCTTGGATTTGAGAATAAAATGTTTATATTATTAAGTAGGATTTATATGGTTTATTTTTATAAATCTACGCTGCTAACAATGATATAATTGCTGATAAGAAAGTTGTAAAGATAGAAGTAATTAATGAACATTTAAAAATATTAGACTAATAGATGCAACAGAAAAATTAATGAAGCAATTAGGATTAGAAGATACTTTTTATAAAGTATCACTGCCAGATGCGTCACGCTTGTCCTTGTTAATGAGAAATATACTCATTGTAGAAAAATAATAGAAGATACTATAGAGATTTTGTAACATTAAACTAATTGTTTTTCTTGATCATAGAGAATGCAGAGCTTATAAAATATAGGTCGGGAAGAGTAAATATCAAGAAAAAAGAAACGGCAGCATATGCAGAAATTTTAAATAAGGCACGTAATAACATAATTAAAGAAAAATTCACCAAATTAAAAATGTATACTCTTTAATGTGGTTTGACGATGTAGTAGAACAAACTTAGGAAGATGTCATTCCTGCGAAAGCAGGAATTTAGACTTTTTTGTTGTCATCCTATAGCTTGACCACCAATTCTTGTATAACAGATTATATCCTAAGATCTAGCTCACAAGTTGCAGTATGATAATAAAAGGTTACTAGATTCCTGCTTTCGCAGGAATGACATAGAGCAGATTTAGCCTCTACCCATACCATATACCTATAAGTTCGCAAAATAATAGATTTTATTTTGTATCTTTATCCTGTTTATCGTTAGAATTAACAGCATTATTTTTGCGGTCGTTGTTTTCTACTGTTAGTTTAGAGAGAGATAGTTTTTGTTTATATTTTTGTTGCTCTGCTAAAAAATTTTGAGCCTCTTTGGAAAGGCTATTATATAATTTACGTTTTTCTTTGTTAATATTAACTATTTTTACTCTATATTTTTGTATTTCCTCACGTACTTCTGGTTTTATAGTCCCGGCATAAGCAGAAAAAGCATCTATAATTTTTTGTGTTGTGACATCATTAGTTTTTGCTGCATCTTTTTTGGAGCCGTTAGAAGTTACACTGTTAGCAAAGCTGATTGTACTAAGTAAAAAAGCTATTCCAAATATGATATTTTTAATTATTTTTCGTGTCATATTAAACCTTAATTTACGCGAATAGTGAATTATTACTATTTGATTAGAAATATTAAATATAAAAGGTGAAAAACGGTTTCCACTTTTTTATATAAATTAATTATATATGTTATTTTTTACTAAAAATAATAACATTTTGTTCTGAAATCGGGTTGAAAAACTGCTTCAAACCTTAATTTCTAGAACTTTTTAATAAGTAGTAAATGAGTGTAGTAATTTGCTACTTATTGGCGATAATTTTATCCTTAGTAAGTAGAACATGTTTAAGTCTAATAGTCAATGAAAAGATATATAATAAAAGGGTATTACCTAAAAAAATTGTTTGGGACAGCTTAATGCTTTAATGTCATTTACACGAAAGCGGGAATCTAGTAATTTAAATAAATAAGATTTTTTCGGAGATACATAATCTAAAAATACTTTTCTATTTAGATGATCAATTCTATGCTCGATAATTCTTGTTAAAAATCCTTCTACAATACCTTCAATTTGATTTTCATTTATATCATATGCCTGATAATTAATTTTCTTATATCATGCTAACCCTGTAGCATTTTCAACAGAAAAGCATCATTTGTAATCTTCATGTTTGTTAATACCTATCGGTTTATATGATGGGTTGAGCCATATAGTTTTAGGCATTGTATCGGTAAGGTAAGGACAGCATTTTTTAACTCTTCATTTTCATGTAATACAAATATTATTACACATTATTAATATGCTTATTTATGGTGCAGCAAGCTCTGCACAATTTTCTTCTTGATCATATTTCTTTTCTAAAATAGATATATCATATAATCTCCTGGAGATAACTGAATGTTTTAAGTTTTTGCCTTTATTCTGATAGTTTTATCCTCTGACCTATTTAAGGTTACATATTCCGGTAATAAATCTTCACTTTTCATATATGAATTTTTATAATTGTATTACTTTTACAACCTGTTATAATAATTATTATATTTCTTTAACTTACCTTAACATCAATAATTTTATTTAATTTCCTTTGAGTAAAAATCAATAGGTTTGACTTTTTAACATATTCTAGTATAATATCTACCTTCAAAATAAATAGAAAAATTTGATTTATGAGTACGACGAAAAGCGATAATTATCTCTCGGAACTAAGAAAAATAATTTGGCCTATAGAAAGATATGAAAATAAGAAGTTTCTTCCTATGGCGTTTATGATGTTCTGTATTTTATTAAACTATTCAACCCTTCGCTCAATTAAAGACGGGTTTGTAGTAACGGATATAGGTGCAGAAGCAATAAGTTTCTTAAAAACATATATAGTACTACCTTCTGCCGTAATTGCCATGGTAATTTATGTTAAACTTTGCGATATTTTAAAGCAAGAAAACGTGTTTTATGTCATTACTTCATTTTTTTTAGGGTATTTTGTACTATTTGCATTTGTTCTTTACCCTTATCCTGATTTAGTACATCCTGATCCTGAAACGATTGAACATTTGAGTTTAGCTTATCCTAATTTCAAATGGTTTATAAGAATAGTTGGGAAATGGAGTTTTGCATCTTTTTATACTATGGCAGAACTTTGGGGAACAATGATACTTAGTTTATTATTTTGGCAATTTGCTAACCAAATTACTAAAACTGACGAAGCTAAGCGTTTTTACTCAATGTTCGGTTTACTTGCTAATTTAGCCTTGCCTGTAGCATCTGTTATTATTGGATATTTCTTGCATGAAGAAACACAAATAGTTGCAGAACATCTAAAATTTGTTCCGTTATTTATTATTATGATAACAAGCAGCTTTTCAATAATATTAACATATAGATGGATGAATAAAAATGTTTTGACTGATCCGCTTCTTTATGATCCTGCACTTGTAAAAGAAAAAAAATCTAAAGCAAAAATGTCGCTCCTAGATAGCTTTAAGATGATTTTTATGTCTAAATATGTGGGCTATATTGCTCTACTCCTTATTGCTTACGGCGTTTCTGTAAATTTAGTTGAAGGGGTGTGGAAGTCAAAAGTAAAAGAATTATATCCAACAAAAGAAGCTTATACTATGTATATGGGCAGGTTCCAATTTTATCAAGGTTGGGTTGCTATTGCTTTTATGATTGTAGGAAGTAATATTCTAAGAAAAGTATCATGGTTGATTGCTGCAATGATTACTCCTTTAATGATGTTACTTACCGGTGCTGCATTTTTTGCATTTATCTTTTTTGATAGCGTTATTGCTATGTATTTAACAGGAATTCTTGCTTCAGGTCCTTTAGCACTTTCGGTTATGATCGGTATGATTCAGAATGTTTTAAGTAAAGGTGTAAAATATTCTTTATTTGATGCAACTAAAAATATGGCATATATTCCGCTTGATAAAGATTTACGTGTAAAAGGACAAGCTGCCGTTGAAGTTATCGGTGGAAGATTCGGTAAATCAGGCGGTGCTATTATTCAATCTACATTCTTTATTTTATTTCCTGCATTTGGCTTTGTAGAGGCGACTCCTTATTTCGCTTCTATATTCTTTGTAATAGTAATATTATGGATATATGCCGTTAGAAGTTTAAATAAAGAGTATCAAGTTTTGGTGAATAAAACCGACAATAGAATTTGTTAAAATTTAATTTTATAAAAAAGCAAGTTTCTTAGAAGATTGCTTTTTTATAGTCCGATGGTTTATAATATGACAAATACAAAATCCAAAATTAAAATTCCAAGATCGCCATATGTAAAAAAATATAATAGTTGGCGAGTAAGGATTTTGTATTCTATTATTATAGGTTATGCGACTTTTTATTTTTGTCGTCAGAATTTTAATATAGCAACTCCTGCTATAAGAGCATATTTTGGTGTTACTAAAACACAAATTGGTTGGATATTAACAGCTTCTTCTATAATGTACGGAGTTAGTAAAGTGTGTAACGGTTTTATTAGTGATAAAGTTAATGCACGTATATTTATGGTATTAGGTCTTTTACTTGTTGGGATCATTACTATTCTAATAGGCTTGTCAGATTTTTTATGGCTTATAGGCATTTTATGGATAGCCAGTAATTGGTTTCAATCTATGGGCTGGCCTCCTGCAACAAAAATGCTTACTCACTGGTTTGCTCCAAAAGAGCTTGGAACTAAATGGGCTATGGGTGCAACTTCTAACCAAATAGGTGGGGCTTTAGCTATGGTAAGCTGTGGTTATTTAATTGATAAATTCGACTGGAGAGCTGCTTTTTTTGTTCCCGGTGTTGTTGCTTGTATAGTATCGCTTTTCTTATATAATAGGCTTCGTTCTTCTCCAAAAGAAGTAGGCTTATCTACCGTGGAAGAATATAAAGAATATCCACCTGAATCTATAGGTGATTATGAAAAGCTATTAACTACGCAATTACTTAAAATGGTTTTTTGTAACAAGCTAATATGGTATGTTTGTCTAGCTAACATGTTTGTTTATATAATACGTTCCGGTGTAATTTATTGGGCGCCGACATTTTTAAGAGATTTACGTAATATAAGTCTTGCAAATGCAGGTTTACAAATCGGTTTATATGAAATGATAGGCATCCCAGGGGCATTAATAGCAGGTGTTTTATCAGATAAACTATTCCAAGGACGTCGAGGTCCTGTTGCTGCCATATGTATGATATCGCTTAGCTTATTGCTAGTCTTATTTTGGAAAATACCTGTTCAAAGTGAATTATTAAGCATAGTAATTCTTTCTCTAATAGGCTTTTTTGTTTCAGGACCACAGCTCCTTGTAGGTATTGCTGCTGCAGATTTTAGTTCGCGTCAAGCTGTTGGTACTGCTAATGGATTATCAGGATTATTTGGTTATTTAGGAGCAGCGATTGCAGGTGTTGGTGTAGGATGGATTAGTGATAATTACGGTTGGAATGGGGTATTTACCTTTTTTAGTGTTTCTGCTCTTTTAGGAGGCGGTTTATTCACTTTAACATGGAATCGTTCAGCTAAAAAATAAATTTAATAATTATATAAATAGGTTGCAAAATGACAATACAATATACTTTTTCAATGATTAAGCCTGATGCGATTAAAAGGAATAAAATAGGGCAAATTAATACTTATTTAGAAAATGCAGGCTTAAAGATAGTAGCTCAAAAAATGAAGTATTTAACTAAATATGAAGCAGAATGTTTTTATGATGAACATAGAGCAAGACCATTTTTTAATAGCTTAGTTGAATATATTACTTCAGGAGCAGTAGTGCTGCAAGTTCTTAAGGGGACAGATGCTATAACTTTAAATCGTAAAATTATGGGAGCAACTAATCCTGATGAAGCTGAAGCCGGAACTATTAGAAAAGATTTTGGTGAATCAATTGAAGCTAATAGTATTCACGGTTCTGATAGCCAAAATAGTGCAAAAAGAGAAATCGAATTTTTCTTTAATAAATCTGAAATTATAGAATAATTAATGCTAAAATATGACGTAATAGTTATAG contains:
- the pgsA gene encoding CDP-diacylglycerol--glycerol-3-phosphate 3-phosphatidyltransferase; its protein translation is MRIDKNLPNYLTVARVMVIPIIILAFYINNSLARTFGALLFVLASITDFFDGYIARKYNLVTSFGKMFDPIADKLLVGCVIIMLLKKDNVDEIPCLLILAREFLVSGLREFLALVKVSVPVSRLAKVKTFLQMFALSILILGSKGSGIIYLDIVGEIILWIAAFLTIITGYSYFKACKKYF
- the tlc1 gene encoding ATP/ADP exchange transporter Tlc1, giving the protein MSTTKSDNYLSELRKIIWPIERYENKKFLPMAFMMFCILLNYSTLRSIKDGFVVTDIGAEAISFLKTYIVLPSAVIAMVIYVKLCDILKQENVFYVITSFFLGYFVLFAFVLYPYPDLVHPDPETIEHLSLAYPNFKWFIRIVGKWSFASFYTMAELWGTMILSLLFWQFANQITKTDEAKRFYSMFGLLANLALPVASVIIGYFLHEETQIVAEHLKFVPLFIIMITSSFSIILTYRWMNKNVLTDPLLYDPALVKEKKSKAKMSLLDSFKMIFMSKYVGYIALLLIAYGVSVNLVEGVWKSKVKELYPTKEAYTMYMGRFQFYQGWVAIAFMIVGSNILRKVSWLIAAMITPLMMLLTGAAFFAFIFFDSVIAMYLTGILASGPLALSVMIGMIQNVLSKGVKYSLFDATKNMAYIPLDKDLRVKGQAAVEVIGGRFGKSGGAIIQSTFFILFPAFGFVEATPYFASIFFVIVILWIYAVRSLNKEYQVLVNKTDNRIC
- a CDS encoding MFS transporter translates to MTNTKSKIKIPRSPYVKKYNSWRVRILYSIIIGYATFYFCRQNFNIATPAIRAYFGVTKTQIGWILTASSIMYGVSKVCNGFISDKVNARIFMVLGLLLVGIITILIGLSDFLWLIGILWIASNWFQSMGWPPATKMLTHWFAPKELGTKWAMGATSNQIGGALAMVSCGYLIDKFDWRAAFFVPGVVACIVSLFLYNRLRSSPKEVGLSTVEEYKEYPPESIGDYEKLLTTQLLKMVFCNKLIWYVCLANMFVYIIRSGVIYWAPTFLRDLRNISLANAGLQIGLYEMIGIPGALIAGVLSDKLFQGRRGPVAAICMISLSLLLVLFWKIPVQSELLSIVILSLIGFFVSGPQLLVGIAAADFSSRQAVGTANGLSGLFGYLGAAIAGVGVGWISDNYGWNGVFTFFSVSALLGGGLFTLTWNRSAKK
- the ndk gene encoding nucleoside-diphosphate kinase, whose product is MTIQYTFSMIKPDAIKRNKIGQINTYLENAGLKIVAQKMKYLTKYEAECFYDEHRARPFFNSLVEYITSGAVVLQVLKGTDAITLNRKIMGATNPDEAEAGTIRKDFGESIEANSIHGSDSQNSAKREIEFFFNKSEIIE